A genomic region of Bradyrhizobium sp. ORS 278 contains the following coding sequences:
- a CDS encoding transglycosylase domain-containing protein has translation MHHPRTRRFLILFGKSILAVLSLAVMLLLYAAGYAIWYAEYHLGVPTEAEIAALPGTGHLCPLEAGSPYMPLADMPPLLRQAVVASTGSDFQTRPNLVLPALLAAVVKSDGRPDTRITFAVTRHCLHVLASDCCRGLDWHIGSTVFMGRLERTLSRDRILESYLNDSYLGRNAYGVAAAATAHFGKPLTDLDIGEIALLIARFQVPTPSERDSERRSYILDKMLSAGLIDEAQASAAKATPLSLIAAPPHNP, from the coding sequence ATGCACCATCCACGCACCCGGCGCTTTCTCATTCTGTTCGGCAAGTCGATTCTGGCCGTGCTCTCGCTCGCCGTCATGCTGCTGCTTTACGCCGCCGGCTATGCGATCTGGTACGCCGAATATCACCTCGGCGTCCCTACCGAAGCCGAGATCGCGGCGCTGCCCGGCACGGGCCATCTATGTCCGCTCGAAGCAGGATCGCCCTACATGCCGCTGGCCGACATGCCCCCGCTGCTGCGCCAAGCCGTCGTCGCGTCGACGGGCTCCGACTTTCAGACGCGACCCAATCTCGTTCTGCCGGCGCTATTGGCGGCCGTTGTCAAGAGTGACGGACGGCCCGATACGAGGATCACGTTTGCGGTCACCCGCCATTGCCTGCATGTCCTGGCTTCAGACTGTTGCCGCGGCCTGGATTGGCACATCGGAAGCACGGTCTTCATGGGCCGTCTGGAACGAACCTTGTCGCGCGATCGAATTCTGGAATCCTACCTGAACGACAGCTATCTCGGCCGCAACGCCTACGGCGTCGCAGCGGCGGCAACCGCGCATTTCGGCAAGCCCCTGACAGACCTCGACATCGGCGAGATCGCCCTGCTCATCGCGCGTTTCCAGGTGCCGACGCCCTCTGAACGCGACAGCGAGCGACGCAGTTACATCCTCGACAAAATGCTGTCAGCCGGCCTCATCGACGAGGCACAGGCGAGCGCCGCCAAGGCGACACCACTGTCCTTGATCGCTGCCCCGCCCCACAATCCCTGA
- a CDS encoding 2OG-Fe(II) oxygenase, whose amino-acid sequence MARPKHALPDLVSPAASGIDAIDWTSVERDLDAGGCAVLPQLLSSDACRALAALYPEDGHFRSRVVMARHGFGRGEYKYFSYPLPEPIAQLRPLLYAQLVPVANRWNAAMGIDVQYPADHARFLARCHDAGQTRPTPLLLQYDEGDYNCLHQDLYGEHVFPLQVAILLSEPGRDFEGGEFVLTEQRPRMQSRAEVVPLRQGDAVVFAVHHRPVQGTRGSYRVTMRHGVSRLRAGRRHTVGVIFHDAK is encoded by the coding sequence ATGGCCAGACCCAAGCACGCATTGCCCGACCTCGTTTCTCCCGCAGCGAGCGGGATCGATGCAATCGACTGGACCTCGGTCGAACGCGACCTCGACGCCGGCGGCTGCGCGGTGTTGCCGCAGTTGCTGTCGTCGGACGCGTGCCGCGCGCTCGCGGCACTGTATCCGGAGGACGGCCACTTCCGCAGCCGCGTGGTGATGGCGCGGCACGGGTTCGGGCGCGGCGAGTACAAATATTTCAGCTATCCCTTGCCGGAGCCGATCGCGCAGTTGCGGCCGCTTCTCTATGCGCAGCTTGTTCCGGTCGCCAATCGTTGGAACGCGGCGATGGGCATCGATGTCCAATATCCCGCAGACCATGCGCGATTTCTCGCCCGCTGCCACGACGCCGGCCAGACCCGGCCGACGCCGCTGCTGCTGCAATATGACGAGGGCGACTACAATTGCCTGCATCAGGATCTCTATGGCGAGCATGTGTTTCCGCTGCAGGTCGCGATCCTCTTGTCCGAGCCCGGGCGCGACTTCGAAGGCGGCGAGTTCGTGCTCACGGAGCAGCGGCCGCGCATGCAGTCGCGTGCGGAGGTGGTGCCGCTGCGGCAGGGTGACGCCGTGGTGTTCGCGGTTCACCATCGCCCCGTCCAGGGCACGCGCGGCAGCTACCGCGTCACCATGCGCCACGGCGTCAGCCGGCTGCGCGCCGGCCGGCGGCATACGGTCGGCGTGATCTTTCACGATGCGAAGTGA
- the alkB gene encoding DNA oxidative demethylase AlkB: MTADLFDGLDAGPARELLAPGALLLRGFARPLETELLAAIEMITAQAPFRRMVTPGGHQMSVAMTNCGALGWVTDRSGYRYDAVDPESGQPWPAMPPLFRQIAENAAREAGFPGFAPDACLINRYEPGAKMSLHQDRDERDVGAPIVSVSLGLPATFLFGGLRRTDKTQRYRLVHGDVVVWGGPARLAFHGVAPLADGEHARLGRRRINLTFRRAG, encoded by the coding sequence ATGACGGCGGATTTGTTTGATGGTCTTGATGCCGGGCCTGCGCGCGAGCTGCTTGCGCCGGGCGCGCTGCTGCTGCGCGGCTTCGCGCGGCCACTTGAGACCGAGCTGCTCGCGGCGATCGAGATGATCACGGCGCAGGCGCCGTTCCGCCGCATGGTCACGCCGGGCGGCCACCAGATGTCGGTGGCGATGACCAATTGCGGCGCGCTCGGCTGGGTGACGGATCGCAGCGGCTATCGTTACGATGCCGTCGATCCGGAGAGCGGACAGCCCTGGCCGGCGATGCCGCCGCTGTTCCGTCAGATCGCCGAGAATGCCGCGCGCGAGGCTGGCTTTCCAGGTTTCGCGCCCGACGCCTGCCTGATCAACCGCTACGAGCCCGGCGCAAAAATGTCGCTGCATCAGGACCGCGACGAGCGCGACGTCGGCGCGCCGATCGTCTCGGTGTCGCTGGGGCTGCCCGCGACGTTCCTGTTCGGCGGCCTGAGGCGCACCGACAAGACGCAGCGTTATCGGTTGGTTCATGGCGACGTCGTCGTCTGGGGCGGGCCGGCGCGGCTCGCGTTTCACGGCGTCGCGCCGCTCGCCGACGGCGAGCATGCGCGGCTTGGCCGCCGGCGTATCAACCTGACCTTTCGCCGCGCGGGTTGA
- a CDS encoding thiamine pyrophosphate-dependent enzyme, which produces MTTMTGGEAIVSGLVAHGVDTVFGLPGAQVYGLFDAFHQAQLKVVGARHEQACGYMAFGYARASGRPGVFSVVPGPGVLNAGAALLTAFGCNEPVLCLTGQVPTDYLGRGRGHLHEMPDQLATLRTFVKWAERIEYPDSAPTLVARAFQEMLSGRRGPAALEMPWDVFTQKAATSAANPLAQVTPPQPDPDRIAKATALIASAKAPMIFVGSGAIEAREEILELAEMIDAPVVAFRSGRGIVSNAHELGLTMAAAYKLWPTTDLMIGIGTRMELPTTFRWPFKPDGLKSIRIDIDPAEMRRLIVDAGLVADAKAGTAALAAAVSKAGTRKTSGRRAAIRKASAATLQEIQKVQPQMAYLNVLREVLPHDAIVTDELSQVGFASWYGFPVYQPRTFITSGYQGTLGAGFPTALGAKVAHPDKPVVAITGDGGFMFAVQELATAVQYNIGVVTLVFNNNSYGNVRRDQRERFDGRVVASDLVNPDFVKLAESFGVAASRVTAPDQFKAALETALAHGGPYLIDIEVPRDSEVSPWAFIHPAKPA; this is translated from the coding sequence ATGACCACCATGACCGGCGGCGAAGCCATCGTCAGCGGGCTCGTCGCCCACGGCGTCGACACCGTGTTCGGCCTGCCCGGCGCGCAGGTCTACGGCCTGTTCGACGCCTTCCACCAGGCGCAACTGAAGGTCGTCGGCGCGCGCCATGAGCAGGCCTGCGGCTACATGGCGTTCGGCTACGCCCGCGCCAGCGGCAGGCCCGGCGTGTTCAGCGTCGTCCCAGGCCCCGGCGTGCTCAATGCCGGCGCGGCGCTGCTCACCGCTTTCGGCTGCAACGAGCCGGTGCTGTGCCTGACCGGCCAGGTGCCGACGGACTATCTCGGCCGCGGCCGCGGCCATCTGCACGAGATGCCCGACCAGCTCGCCACTTTACGCACCTTCGTCAAATGGGCCGAGCGCATCGAATATCCCGACAGCGCGCCGACACTGGTCGCGCGCGCGTTCCAGGAGATGCTGTCCGGACGGCGCGGGCCCGCCGCGCTGGAGATGCCGTGGGACGTGTTCACGCAGAAGGCCGCGACATCGGCCGCAAATCCGCTGGCTCAGGTCACGCCACCGCAGCCCGATCCCGACCGCATCGCCAAGGCCACCGCCCTCATCGCGAGCGCCAAGGCACCGATGATCTTCGTCGGCTCCGGCGCGATCGAGGCGCGCGAGGAGATCCTCGAACTGGCCGAGATGATCGACGCGCCGGTCGTCGCCTTCCGCTCGGGGCGCGGCATCGTCTCCAACGCGCATGAGCTCGGGCTCACCATGGCCGCGGCCTACAAGCTCTGGCCAACCACCGATCTGATGATCGGCATCGGCACCCGCATGGAACTGCCGACGACGTTCCGCTGGCCGTTCAAGCCTGACGGCTTGAAGTCGATCCGCATCGACATCGACCCAGCCGAGATGCGTCGCCTGATCGTCGACGCCGGCCTCGTCGCCGATGCCAAGGCGGGCACGGCTGCGCTGGCCGCGGCTGTGAGCAAGGCGGGCACTCGCAAGACCTCCGGCCGTCGCGCAGCAATCCGCAAGGCCAGCGCTGCGACCTTGCAGGAGATCCAGAAGGTGCAGCCGCAGATGGCCTACCTCAACGTGCTGCGCGAGGTTTTGCCGCATGACGCCATCGTCACCGACGAATTGTCCCAGGTCGGATTCGCCTCCTGGTACGGCTTCCCGGTCTACCAGCCGCGCACCTTCATCACGTCAGGCTATCAGGGCACGCTGGGCGCCGGCTTTCCGACCGCCCTCGGCGCCAAGGTCGCGCATCCCGACAAGCCGGTGGTCGCGATCACCGGCGATGGCGGATTCATGTTCGCGGTGCAGGAGCTGGCGACCGCCGTGCAATACAACATCGGCGTCGTGACCCTGGTGTTCAACAACAACTCCTACGGCAATGTCCGGCGCGACCAGCGCGAACGCTTCGACGGCCGCGTCGTCGCCTCCGACCTGGTCAATCCGGATTTCGTCAAGCTCGCGGAGTCGTTCGGTGTTGCGGCAAGCCGCGTCACCGCCCCTGACCAGTTCAAGGCGGCGCTCGAGACCGCACTCGCGCATGGCGGGCCGTATCTGATCGACATCGAGGTGCCGCGCGACAGCGAAGTCTCGCCCTGGGCCTTCATTCATCCGGCCAAGCCGGCCTGA
- a CDS encoding fumarylacetoacetate hydrolase family protein, with amino-acid sequence MTSPRLATYAINGSVRYGLVNDNGLVDLSARFAKDYPTLREVIAAGALSRLIEAAAGLSPDHGVDAITWQPPIPSPEKIICIGVNYPDRNAEYKDGQDAPKYPSMFMRTPRSFVGHEAPLVRPRASPQLDYEGELVLVIGKAGRHIPEAQALDHIAALTLCNEGTIRDWVRHAKFNVTQGKNFDSTGSLGPWIVPYTSESQIADIRLTTHVNGELRQDDRTSRLIFGFRYLINYISTFTTLVPGDVIVTGTPTGAGARFDPPRYLKPGDVIEIAAEGIGTLRNGVVDEAE; translated from the coding sequence ATGACCTCCCCGCGCCTCGCGACCTACGCGATCAACGGCTCCGTCCGCTACGGCCTCGTCAACGACAACGGCCTCGTCGATCTCTCCGCACGCTTTGCGAAGGACTATCCGACCTTGCGGGAGGTGATCGCCGCGGGCGCCCTGTCCCGGCTGATCGAGGCCGCCGCCGGCCTGTCGCCGGATCACGGCGTCGATGCCATCACCTGGCAACCGCCGATCCCTTCGCCCGAGAAGATCATCTGCATCGGCGTCAACTATCCCGACCGCAATGCCGAGTACAAGGACGGCCAGGACGCGCCGAAATATCCGTCGATGTTCATGCGCACGCCGCGCTCCTTCGTCGGCCACGAGGCGCCACTGGTGCGCCCGCGCGCTTCGCCGCAACTCGACTACGAGGGCGAGCTGGTGCTGGTCATCGGCAAGGCCGGCCGGCACATTCCCGAGGCCCAGGCGCTGGATCACATCGCGGCGCTGACCTTGTGCAACGAAGGCACCATCCGCGACTGGGTGCGGCACGCCAAGTTCAACGTCACACAAGGCAAGAATTTCGATTCCACCGGCAGCCTCGGGCCCTGGATCGTGCCCTACACCAGTGAGAGCCAGATCGCCGACATCCGCCTGACCACGCACGTCAATGGCGAACTGCGCCAGGACGACCGGACGTCGCGGCTGATCTTCGGCTTTCGCTATCTCATCAATTACATCTCAACCTTCACGACGCTCGTTCCCGGTGACGTGATCGTGACGGGCACGCCGACCGGCGCCGGTGCCCGGTTCGATCCGCCGCGCTATCTCAAGCCCGGCGATGTCATCGAGATCGCCGCCGAGGGCATCGGCACCTTGCGCAACGGCGTCGTCGACGAAGCAGAATAG
- the hpaE gene encoding 5-carboxymethyl-2-hydroxymuconate semialdehyde dehydrogenase, producing the protein MDKATPKADIYQANLDRAAPLLAKLKDEGIGHFIDGEVVPAISGATFETRSPIDNAVLATVARGNAEDIDRAATSAALAFRSWREMAPAMRRKLLHRMADAIEDHADDIAVLECIDTGQAYRFMAKAAIRAAENFRFFADKCTEARDGLSTPSEEHWNISTRVPIGPVGVITPWNTPFMLSTWKIAPALAAGCTVVHKPAEWSPITAQWLAKLAKDAGIPDGVLNTVHGFGEEAGKALTEHPAIKAIGFVGESSTGSAIMAQGAPTLKRVHFELGGKNPVIVFDDADLDRALDAVVFMIYSLNGERCTSSSRLLVQQSIAETFTAKLAARVRALKVGHPLDPATEIGPLIHERHLAKVCSYADVARQDGAIIAVGGKPFAGPGGGHYVEPTLVTGASQTMRVAQEEVFGPFLTVIPFRDEADAVAIANDVQYGLTGYVWTGDMGRALRVADALEAGMIWLNSENVRHLPTPFGGMKASGIGRDGGDYSFDFYMETKHVSLARGTHKIQRLGV; encoded by the coding sequence ATGGATAAGGCCACTCCCAAAGCCGACATCTACCAGGCCAACCTCGACCGCGCCGCCCCCCTGCTCGCGAAGCTTAAGGACGAAGGCATCGGTCATTTCATTGACGGCGAGGTTGTGCCGGCCATCTCGGGCGCGACGTTCGAAACAAGGTCGCCGATCGACAATGCCGTGCTGGCCACCGTCGCGCGTGGCAATGCCGAGGACATCGATCGCGCTGCGACCTCCGCGGCGCTGGCCTTCAGGTCCTGGCGGGAGATGGCCCCGGCGATGCGCCGCAAGCTGCTGCACCGCATGGCCGATGCGATCGAGGATCATGCCGACGACATCGCGGTGCTCGAATGCATCGACACCGGCCAGGCCTATCGCTTCATGGCCAAGGCGGCGATCCGCGCGGCGGAGAACTTTCGCTTCTTCGCCGACAAATGCACCGAGGCGCGCGACGGCCTGAGCACGCCGAGCGAGGAGCATTGGAACATCTCCACCCGCGTGCCGATCGGTCCGGTCGGCGTGATCACGCCGTGGAACACGCCATTCATGCTGTCGACCTGGAAGATCGCGCCCGCCCTCGCCGCGGGCTGCACGGTCGTGCACAAACCGGCCGAGTGGTCCCCGATCACGGCGCAATGGCTGGCGAAGCTCGCCAAGGACGCCGGCATTCCCGACGGCGTGCTCAACACGGTGCATGGCTTCGGCGAGGAAGCCGGCAAGGCGCTGACCGAGCATCCCGCGATCAAGGCAATCGGCTTCGTCGGCGAAAGCTCGACGGGCTCGGCCATCATGGCGCAGGGCGCGCCCACCCTGAAGCGGGTGCATTTCGAGCTCGGCGGCAAGAACCCGGTGATCGTGTTCGATGACGCCGATCTCGACCGCGCGCTCGATGCGGTCGTGTTCATGATCTACTCGCTCAATGGTGAGCGCTGCACGTCGTCGAGCAGGCTATTGGTGCAGCAGAGCATCGCGGAAACCTTCACGGCCAAGCTTGCCGCCCGCGTGCGCGCGCTGAAGGTCGGCCATCCGCTCGATCCGGCGACGGAGATCGGGCCGCTGATCCATGAGCGGCATCTCGCCAAGGTCTGCTCCTATGCCGACGTCGCGCGGCAGGACGGCGCGATCATTGCCGTCGGCGGCAAGCCGTTCGCCGGCCCCGGCGGCGGCCATTATGTCGAGCCGACCTTGGTGACCGGCGCAAGCCAGACCATGCGCGTCGCGCAGGAGGAGGTGTTCGGGCCGTTCCTCACCGTGATTCCGTTCCGCGACGAGGCCGACGCGGTCGCGATCGCCAACGACGTGCAATATGGCCTCACCGGCTACGTCTGGACCGGCGACATGGGCCGCGCGCTGCGCGTCGCTGACGCGCTGGAGGCCGGCATGATCTGGCTGAACTCGGAGAACGTCCGCCATCTGCCGACGCCGTTCGGCGGCATGAAGGCGTCCGGCATCGGCCGCGACGGCGGCGACTATTCGTTCGACTTCTACATGGAGACCAAGCACGTCTCGCTCGCGCGCGGCACCCACAAGATCCAGCGGCTCGGCGTATAA
- a CDS encoding 5-carboxymethyl-2-hydroxymuconate Delta-isomerase, with amino-acid sequence MPHFSIEYSANLDARVDMAGICEIVRKAASETGIFPIGGIRVRAIRCEHYAVADGKPDYGFLAMLLRLGEGRDLAARQKAGEHVFKALSAHLDPVFAGSKFALSFDMQINDAATSWKRNNIHDALKAEASHG; translated from the coding sequence ATGCCGCATTTCAGCATCGAGTACTCCGCCAATCTCGACGCCCGCGTCGACATGGCCGGGATTTGCGAGATCGTTCGTAAGGCCGCCAGCGAAACCGGCATCTTCCCGATCGGCGGCATCCGCGTCCGTGCCATCCGCTGCGAGCATTATGCCGTCGCAGACGGCAAGCCGGACTATGGTTTTCTCGCCATGCTGCTGCGGCTCGGCGAAGGCCGCGACCTTGCCGCGCGGCAAAAGGCCGGTGAGCACGTGTTCAAGGCGCTCTCGGCGCATCTCGATCCCGTCTTCGCCGGCAGCAAATTCGCGCTGTCCTTCGACATGCAGATCAACGACGCCGCGACCAGTTGGAAGCGCAACAACATCCACGACGCCCTGAAAGCGGAGGCATCCCATGGATAA
- the hpaH gene encoding 2-oxo-hept-4-ene-1,7-dioate hydratase, translating into MPLSSDQIHSCALRLDQAEKSRRQIRQFSQDFPEITIADAYAIQKAWIDIKVGEGRVIKGHKIGLTSKAMQNALNIDEPDSGVLLDDMFFADGGLVPSGRFIATRIEAELAFVMKHRLAGPDCTLFDVLNATDFVVPALEILDTRIERVDPETKATRKIFDTIADNAANAGIVLGGRPLRPADTDLRWVGALCYKNGQLEETGLAAGVLNNPATAVAWLANKIAAHGLALEPGQVVLAGSFIRPIEARKGDTIQADYGPYGTVSCYFA; encoded by the coding sequence ATGCCGCTGTCGAGCGACCAGATTCACAGCTGCGCCTTGCGCCTGGATCAGGCCGAAAAATCTCGCCGTCAGATCCGGCAATTCTCGCAGGATTTTCCCGAGATCACGATCGCCGACGCCTACGCGATCCAGAAAGCCTGGATCGACATCAAGGTCGGCGAAGGGCGGGTCATCAAGGGCCACAAGATCGGCCTGACGTCGAAGGCGATGCAGAACGCGCTGAACATCGACGAGCCGGATTCGGGCGTGCTGCTCGACGACATGTTCTTCGCCGATGGCGGCCTCGTGCCATCCGGCCGCTTCATTGCAACGCGGATCGAGGCTGAGCTGGCCTTTGTCATGAAGCACCGGCTCGCCGGACCGGACTGCACATTGTTCGATGTGCTCAACGCGACCGACTTCGTCGTGCCGGCGCTCGAGATCCTGGATACACGGATCGAGCGCGTCGATCCGGAGACCAAGGCGACGCGCAAGATCTTCGACACGATCGCGGACAACGCGGCGAACGCCGGCATTGTCCTCGGCGGACGGCCGCTGCGGCCCGCCGACACCGACCTGCGCTGGGTGGGCGCCCTCTGTTATAAGAACGGTCAGTTGGAGGAGACCGGCCTGGCTGCCGGAGTGCTTAACAACCCGGCAACCGCCGTCGCCTGGCTCGCCAACAAGATCGCAGCGCACGGGCTTGCACTTGAACCAGGCCAGGTGGTTCTCGCCGGGTCGTTCATCCGGCCGATCGAGGCCCGCAAGGGCGACACGATCCAGGCCGACTACGGTCCGTATGGAACGGTGAGCTGCTATTTCGCCTGA
- the hpaR gene encoding homoprotocatechuate degradation operon regulator HpaR, which translates to MSDSKKGFKDARKVPMRDFSQSLPMALLRAREAVMRQFRPNLRAHGLTEQQWRILRALAAVDAIEVTELARVAFLLGPSLSRILRDLEARGLIQREVDARDMRRGVLSISTKGLKLIAQVAPNSEAIYASIARRYGARKLAALHKMLDELEQSIGGDGEMVSDADE; encoded by the coding sequence ATGAGCGACAGCAAGAAGGGGTTCAAGGATGCGCGCAAGGTCCCGATGCGCGACTTCTCGCAATCGCTGCCCATGGCGCTGCTGCGGGCCCGCGAAGCTGTCATGCGGCAGTTTCGGCCCAATCTGCGCGCGCATGGTCTGACGGAGCAGCAATGGCGCATTCTGCGCGCGCTGGCCGCCGTCGATGCGATCGAGGTCACGGAGCTGGCGCGTGTCGCCTTCCTGCTCGGTCCCAGCCTGTCCCGCATTCTGCGTGACCTGGAGGCGCGTGGCCTGATTCAGCGCGAGGTGGATGCGCGCGATATGCGCAGGGGCGTGCTGTCGATTTCCACGAAGGGGTTGAAGCTGATTGCGCAGGTTGCGCCGAACTCAGAGGCGATCTACGCCTCGATTGCCCGCCGCTACGGCGCGCGAAAACTTGCCGCGCTGCACAAAATGCTGGATGAGCTCGAGCAGAGCATCGGCGGCGATGGTGAGATGGTGTCGGATGCCGATGAATGA
- a CDS encoding malate/lactate/ureidoglycolate dehydrogenase encodes MVTIQVERLIDFVADVFEHAQSSPEEARRIATYLTTANLTGHDSHGVIRVPVYIRWQKMGSIVPNQTAEIVVDTPSLVVVDGKFGYGQTVTPQAVKIGIERCKTSGLAALALRNSGHLGRVGDWAEMAAAEGLVSIHFVTAAGSLLVAPYGGVEKRFSTAPYCVGIPRMGQDPIVLDFATSIVAEGKVLVASRGGKKLPKGALIDADGTLSENPAVLYGPYEAEGPRDHTKGTGAIRAFGEHKGSGLAFICELLGGALTGTGATSSGRRFANGMLAIYIDPKVVDPANFFDGEITRYTDFIRATKPVAGVDHVLVPGDVERKTRADRTANGVPLPDDTWAAIVGTAREVGVSEVSIQRATS; translated from the coding sequence ATGGTTACAATCCAGGTTGAGCGCCTCATCGACTTCGTTGCCGACGTCTTCGAACATGCCCAGTCTTCTCCGGAGGAGGCGCGCCGGATCGCAACCTATCTCACGACCGCCAACCTCACAGGGCACGACAGCCATGGCGTGATCCGGGTCCCCGTCTACATCCGCTGGCAGAAGATGGGTTCGATCGTCCCCAACCAGACGGCGGAGATCGTGGTCGATACGCCATCGCTGGTAGTGGTCGACGGCAAGTTCGGATACGGCCAGACGGTCACGCCGCAGGCGGTCAAGATCGGCATCGAGCGCTGCAAGACGAGTGGCCTGGCGGCGCTCGCGTTGCGCAATTCCGGCCATCTCGGCCGCGTCGGCGACTGGGCCGAAATGGCCGCCGCTGAAGGTCTCGTCTCGATTCACTTCGTGACTGCCGCGGGTTCTTTGTTGGTTGCGCCCTATGGCGGAGTGGAGAAGCGGTTCTCGACGGCGCCGTATTGCGTCGGCATTCCGCGTATGGGCCAGGATCCGATCGTGCTCGATTTTGCGACCTCGATCGTCGCCGAAGGCAAGGTCCTGGTGGCGAGCCGTGGTGGCAAGAAGTTACCGAAGGGAGCGCTGATCGATGCCGACGGCACCCTGAGCGAGAATCCTGCGGTGCTCTATGGTCCATATGAGGCCGAAGGCCCGCGCGACCACACCAAGGGCACGGGCGCGATCCGCGCCTTCGGCGAGCACAAGGGCTCGGGTCTCGCCTTCATCTGCGAACTGCTTGGCGGTGCCTTGACGGGCACGGGCGCGACCTCGTCCGGCCGGCGCTTTGCCAACGGCATGCTCGCGATCTACATCGACCCCAAGGTGGTCGATCCTGCCAACTTCTTCGATGGCGAGATCACCCGCTACACGGATTTCATCCGGGCGACGAAGCCGGTGGCCGGCGTCGATCACGTGCTGGTGCCCGGCGACGTCGAGCGCAAGACGCGGGCCGATCGCACGGCCAATGGTGTGCCGCTGCCTGACGACACTTGGGCAGCGATCGTTGGGACGGCCCGCGAGGTCGGCGTGAGCGAGGTGAGCATTCAGCGGGCGACGTCATGA
- a CDS encoding HpcH/HpaI aldolase/citrate lyase family protein produces MANNKVKQLWAEGKTVVNAWLAIPSGFSAEVVAQCGFDSVTVDMQHGVQDYLSMVQCFQAMHGHPVTPMVRVPWNEPGIIGKVLDGGAYGVICPMVNTPQEARNLVSYSKYPPKGVRSNGPIRSGMYGSAGEYQKTANDEIVLLPMMETRTAVENMEAILDVEGIDGVYIGPSDLGFSYGLVPKLDRDEPEILKIYEKIVKECGKRGLNPGIHCSGAEGAVRAINMGFKLVTLSNEVGLMQVYARQQVAQTRKESGGKA; encoded by the coding sequence GTGGCGAACAACAAGGTCAAGCAGCTCTGGGCCGAAGGCAAGACGGTGGTGAATGCCTGGCTCGCGATTCCCTCGGGGTTCTCCGCCGAGGTCGTGGCGCAGTGCGGCTTCGACAGCGTCACTGTGGACATGCAGCACGGCGTGCAGGACTATCTCTCGATGGTACAATGCTTCCAGGCGATGCACGGCCATCCGGTGACCCCGATGGTCCGCGTGCCGTGGAACGAGCCCGGCATCATCGGCAAGGTGCTCGACGGCGGCGCCTATGGCGTGATCTGTCCAATGGTCAACACGCCGCAGGAAGCACGCAATCTCGTGTCCTACTCGAAATATCCGCCGAAGGGCGTGCGTTCGAACGGCCCGATCCGCTCCGGCATGTATGGCAGCGCGGGTGAGTATCAGAAGACCGCCAATGACGAGATCGTGCTGCTGCCGATGATGGAGACGCGGACGGCGGTCGAGAATATGGAGGCCATTCTCGATGTCGAGGGCATTGACGGCGTCTATATCGGCCCGTCCGACCTCGGCTTCTCCTACGGCCTCGTGCCGAAGCTCGATCGCGACGAGCCCGAGATTCTCAAGATCTATGAGAAGATCGTGAAGGAATGCGGCAAGCGCGGCCTCAATCCGGGCATCCATTGCAGCGGCGCCGAGGGCGCGGTGCGTGCCATCAACATGGGCTTCAAGCTCGTGACACTGTCGAACGAGGTCGGCCTGATGCAGGTCTATGCCCGCCAGCAGGTGGCGCAGACGCGCAAGGAATCCGGCGGCAAGGCCTGA